In Quercus robur chromosome 11, dhQueRobu3.1, whole genome shotgun sequence, the following proteins share a genomic window:
- the LOC126704716 gene encoding uncharacterized protein LOC126704716, with protein MERSLSIEEQAELARSNKKVKNVNHAGFCEGQSSGSPSPSFAGGQGSQNASFRDKLMGEIPGAYTQAFCFEEFMDDDPESDDEVETLRQGMVTVKFSKELKQEIRRPWARALIVKVYGRAVGLNFLQARLLSLWKPAGRMDVVDLEHGFFLIRLSLKEDVETVLKKGPWFLGDHFLLVRPWEPDFKPESAKVSSIAVWIRLSGLPIEYYNAKALQHIGKAIGNVLRIDTFTATESRGKFARLCIQVDVDKPLITTVMIGKLQQTVTYKGIHNLCFECGRMGHKREACPYVIRPVPPCEEAEKDAGETGASTHVVHDADSAERSNGLQLANRRNWIGVEKPENSNGLNREAKRKLAPLRILEKAQLEQAIHRIGKEAQDDSAHNASMKVNIPKNGKARKAGSVKAMKMEACSRVGSLRLVGAAGEETSRDSSPTHRTSQAGAVAVAGADLRQISMAHFNTPSPGGEF; from the exons ATGGAACGCTCTCTCTCTATTGAGGAACAAGCGGAACTTGCCCGGAGCaataaaaaagtcaaaaatgTGAATCATGCGGGTTTTTGTGAAGGACAAAGCTCGGGGTCTCCATCTCCTAGCTTCGCTGGGGGCCAAGGCAGCCAAAATGCTTCATTCAGAGATAAGCTTATGGGTGAAATACCAGGTGCATACACGCAGGCATTTTGTTTTGAAGAGTTCATGGATGATGATCCCGAGTCGGATGATGAAGTGGAAACTCTTAGGCAAGGTATGGTGACTGTGAAGTTCTCGAAGGAGCTTAAACAAGAGATCCGAAGACCTTGGGCAAGAGCTTTGATTGTGAAAGTTTACGGTAGAGCTGTTGGATTAAATTTTCTCCAAGCTAGATTATTATCTTTGTGGAAACCAGCAGGGCGTATGGATGTTGTAGACCTTGAACATGGCTTCTTCCTCATAAGGTTGTCATTGAAAGAGGATGTTGAGACTGTGTTGAAGAAAGGTCCTTGGTTCTTAGGAGACCACTTCCTGTTGGTTAGACCATGGGAACCAGATTTCAAGCCTGAATCAGCCAAGGTGTCTTCTATTGCAGTTTGGATAAGACTCAGTGGGTTACCTATTGAATACTACAATGCTAAGGCTCTCCAACACATAGGGAAGGCTATTGGCAATGTGTTAAGGATTGATACTTTCACGGCGACTGAATCTAGAGGTAAGTTTGCAAGGCTGTGTATCCAAGTTGATGTAGATAAACCGCTTATCACTACGGTGATGATAGGTAAACTCCAGCAAACCGTTACTTATAAGGGTATCCataatttatgttttgagtGTGGAAGAATGGGCCATAAAAGAGAGGCTTGTCCTTATGTTATTAGGCCGGTGCCGCCGTGTGAGGAAGCGGAGAAGGATGCAGGGGAAACAGGGGCAAGCACACACGTTGTGCATGATGCTGACAGTGCTGAG AGAAGTAACGGTCTTCAACTAGCTAATAGGAGAAATTGGATTGGTGTGGAGAAGCCTGAGAATTCCAACGGGCTTAACAGGGAGGCAAAAAGGAAGCTGGCCCCTCTAAGGATTCTGGAGAAAGCCCAATTGGAGCAAGCCATTCATAGAATTGGGAAGGAAGCCCAAGATGATTCGGCCCACAATGCAAGTATGAAAGTCAATATTCCAAAAAATGGTAAAGCCCGTAAGGCTGGTTCAGTCAAAGCAATGAAGATGGAGGCATGTTCAAGGGTTGGAAGCTTGAGATTGGTCGGTGCTGCTGGGGAAGAAACCTCTAGGGACAGCTCGCCGACACACAGGACGAGCCAAGCCGGTGCTGTCGCCGTAGCAGGGGCGGACTTGAGGCAGATCAGTATGGCGCATTTCAATACGCCGTCGCCTGGTGGAGAATTTTAG